GCAATTTGCAAACCTACCTTTGTTGCAAACAGCGCCTTCATATCCCAAGGTAATAGATAACCTGTAAATCCAAGTCCAAGCATTACGAAGAAAATAAGTACTCCTACAACCCAGTTTAATTCACGTGGCTTCTTATATGCGCCTTGGAAGAATACACGTAATGTATGTAAAAACATCATTACAATTACTAAGCTGGCTCCCCAATGGTGCATACCGCGAACTATTTGTCCAAACGCCACTTCATTTTGTAAATAATACACCGATTCCCATGCATTTTTAATATCTGGTACGTAATACATTGTTAAGAACATACCAGAAAGTACTTGAATGACGGTAACAAAGAATGTTAATCCGCCGAAACAATAAACGAACGCCGAGAAATGGTGCGCTGGGTTAACATGCTCGGGTACTTCATGGTCTGCGATATCACGCCATAGTGGTGTAATATCCAAACGCTCATCAACCCAATCATAAATCTTATTGAGCATTCATTACGCCCCCTCTCGCACTTTGGCTTTCCCTAAGTATAGTTTACCGTCTTCCACTTTGTGATCATATACATCAAGTGGTCGTGTCGGTGGTGTACCCTTAATGTTGACACCGTTCTTCTCATAACGGCCATCATGACATGGACAGAAAAACTCATTTTGAGGGCGTCCCTCTGGTGCCCAGTTTACTGTACAACCAAGATGGGTACATACAGGTGACATTGCTAGAATCTCACCGTTATCTTGGCGGAAAACCCATGCCGAACGTGCTTCTTCTGATTCATACCATGCATCAACGACCTTAACTTTAAAGTCAAATCGTTTTGGTTCATTTGTGATTTCATCAATTGATGTAACTGCAACAAATTCCCCTTCTGCTGTCTCTTTTAGCAACGGGTCTACAGCAAAACGAACCATTGGTGCTAACATACCCGCTGCCATAAATCCTCCAACGCCAGTTAATGTATAATTTAAAAATTGACGTCTGGATACACGGCTTTTATCGCTCATCTTCTACCCCCCTCTATCGTGAAATCGCCTCTCCAGGCTTTTATATAACACACATATAGAACTAGGACATACTTATGATAGCGTAAAGTTCTATATTGGTCAACAACACACCTATACAAATGGTGTCAACTATGTGTCTTTTTGAGTATTTTTCCATCTGTTCATAAATACTGGCATTAATTGTTCCACTTGGTCTTGAAGCATCTTTTGCTTTGCTTTCCCCTCGACATGTTCTAATGGCAAAGCCGGTAGCCAAAGCAGCTCTCCTCCAAGTTTCATTTCATGTTCTTTCCAATTAATATCACATGTTAAGTAAAAGACATTTGGTAAACCGTTATCCTGTAATTCGCTTGTCCATGCTATAAGTCTTTCAATTCGAGGCTCTATTACTTCAGAACTCAAATATGTAAAAGATGGGAAAACAATGATTCTCCCTTTAAATTGGCGTTCTAGTTCTGCTGTTATCAATTGTAAAAATTCGTTTCCTGCTACCGATGACTTAATTTTATCTTGCCAATTAATTGGGATAAGTAATACGACTGCTGTATCGACATATTCTTTCGCTTTGAAATACATATCAATATCCTCTGTCGTCCATTTCAACGCTTTCACCTCCTTACAATCTCTTTCATTAAAACATGGAATTCCACTGTCAGTAAAGTGAATACAATAGAAAAAACTGAAATTACCCAATCTGGGAATTCAGTTTTTTCTAATGAGTTCATTCAATTGTTTACTCAAGGAATAAAACGCCTCTTCGTTATGCTCATCTAATGCTTTATCAATTTCTGTTACAAGTTTTTCTTTTTGAAAAGAGATTACAGCTTCATTTAAAAAACGTTCAGCAAGATGTTGGTCATGCACATTAATTTTTAAATGCTCTGGTATAAAATTATTTTCCTCTAAAACAGCAACATATTTTGTTGTTGTCATTGCACCTCTAAAATTTAATTGAATATATATATCTTGTTCTCGATTAAGCCGAATATCATGAAATGACTTCTCTGCATCTGTTGTCATTATATTTTCTTTATAAAAACGAAATGGAATTTCATCGACACAATGTGTTGACATGATGATCCCACGAGGGCAATGCTGTGCTTGTTCAACAAAGTGCACCTTCTCCATTAACTGATCATGGCTCATTAAATAATTTAAAATCCAAACACCTTCACGTCTTTTTAATTGAAAATGATTTAAAAACCAGCGTACAAAATCCTTTTTTTCGCTCACCGATACAGGGGTGGTCATCTCTCTCCCTCCTCTACGAAGAAGTCCATTTTCTCTCTATTCACTAAAGACACTTTCATTAAATGGTACCTTATCGATATGCAATAACTAGTTCTAATTCAATTATATTACATTTATTAGGTGATAATTAATTTATATATTCGTTGAAAATAAGTACAATTCCTTCTATAAGATAATTATTTCATCGTTATGTCCTATCTTCAAGTCTTAACAACTCCTCTTGTAGATGAACAAGTGAACCGTCAATTTTCACTGCCAATTCAAAAGCTTCTTTAGCTTTTTCATGCTGTCCTTCTTCAAGCATAAACTTCCCGTATTCTTCCAAGAATGTTGGATTGTTCTTAAGAGCAGTATATGCGTTTTCATAGTGTTTTAATGCATCCGAATATATTTCTAATTCATTTTTTGCAAATGCTAAGTCCCACTCAAATTGAGGGTCATATTCACCAAATTGAATGACATGCTCTAATAAATCAACCATATCTTCAAAACGCTCTTGCTGTATGAAGAATTTCGATAAAGTTACGACCGCTTCAACATATCCTGGATCAATTGACACTGCATCACGCAAATACTTTTCTGCTTCTTCTGGTATTTGACGTTTAATCGCCAATTTACCTGCTGCAAGAAGTAATTCTTTATTCAACTCATCTACTGCTAAACCTTTCTTAGCTGTGTTTAGCGCTTCCTCTAACATTTCTTCATTCTCATAGGCATGTGTCAAATATAAATATAAAGATGGATAATCTTGATCAAGCTCTAATAGCTCTTTCCATTTTGCAATCGCTAGACCATATTCTCCTATTTGATATGCTGAAAATCCAAATCCGAAGAGAGCATGTATTTCTGTTCTATTCGTTAATCCCTTTTCATAATGTTCAAGAGCCTCTTCAAACTTTCCAACAGTACTTAGCGCTTCAGCTAGACAAAGGTGTACGTTTGTATTACCAATGTCTTCTTTTTCTTTTAATACTCGTTCATAATACGGGATTGACTTATTATAATCTCCTCGAGATAAATAAAACTCACCTAAGCCAAAATCAACTATAACCTCATTAGGTGCCTTTTTCTTTGCTTCTAAGAGCTTTTGTTCAGCCACCTCATCTAACCCTTGCATTTGATACAAATCTGCCATCAGAAATAATGCTTGCACATATGCTGTATCTTCTTCTTTTACCTCTAATAAATACTCAAGTGCTTCTTCTTCTTCTTCTAAATCAATCGCAATTTCCGCTCTGTCGATATACAATTGACCTTCATCAGGATATAACAACACTAATTCGTCAATAAGTACCTTCGCTTCATCTAACAATCCCCATTTAATATACAATTCTGCAATTTCATGTTTCTCTGCATGATTTGCCTTTTCTTTTATATCATTTATTTTCTGTAAACCTGATTCAACTTCTCCATTCTCAACTAATTGAATCGCTTGTTCAAGCTCTGTTAGGACACTCATATATTCCGACTCCTTCAATCAATCATTTCTATCATTATGGCAAAGTATGTAACGATGAAAACCTGCCTGCAATTGAAATATCTATTTTTCTACCGAAACCTGGTTGAAGAAAAGTGTTTTCACCTGCCATTAATACTTTTTCTCTTAATACAACTAACTTCGGCTTAGTACTATCATAGAGAATCTTTCCTTGTTCATCAACTAATCTGTCATATAGTGCATAATCAAGATCACTTCCAACGAGTAAAGCTCCTTTAATTGGATATAAGCCAATTTGCATAACTGCATCTTCATGTAAATCTTTTTTTTCGTTCAAGATATTATTTACCGTAGGTAGATGGTGGTCACGTAAGATCTCACTCCACCTTTTTTTAACAACATCATGTTCACGTTCTTCTATACCATTCCACA
The sequence above is a segment of the Bacillus solimangrovi genome. Coding sequences within it:
- the qcrB gene encoding menaquinol-cytochrome c reductase cytochrome b subunit translates to MLNKIYDWVDERLDITPLWRDIADHEVPEHVNPAHHFSAFVYCFGGLTFFVTVIQVLSGMFLTMYYVPDIKNAWESVYYLQNEVAFGQIVRGMHHWGASLVIVMMFLHTLRVFFQGAYKKPRELNWVVGVLIFFVMLGLGFTGYLLPWDMKALFATKVGLQIAEATPVIGTAVKTLLAGDPEIVGAQTLTRFFAIHVFFLPAALFGLMAAHFLMIRKQGISGPL
- a CDS encoding ubiquinol-cytochrome c reductase iron-sulfur subunit, coding for MSDKSRVSRRQFLNYTLTGVGGFMAAGMLAPMVRFAVDPLLKETAEGEFVAVTSIDEITNEPKRFDFKVKVVDAWYESEEARSAWVFRQDNGEILAMSPVCTHLGCTVNWAPEGRPQNEFFCPCHDGRYEKNGVNIKGTPPTRPLDVYDHKVEDGKLYLGKAKVREGA
- a CDS encoding YpiF family protein, with protein sequence MKWTTEDIDMYFKAKEYVDTAVVLLIPINWQDKIKSSVAGNEFLQLITAELERQFKGRIIVFPSFTYLSSEVIEPRIERLIAWTSELQDNGLPNVFYLTCDINWKEHEMKLGGELLWLPALPLEHVEGKAKQKMLQDQVEQLMPVFMNRWKNTQKDT
- a CDS encoding ReoY family proteolytic degradation factor yields the protein MTTPVSVSEKKDFVRWFLNHFQLKRREGVWILNYLMSHDQLMEKVHFVEQAQHCPRGIIMSTHCVDEIPFRFYKENIMTTDAEKSFHDIRLNREQDIYIQLNFRGAMTTTKYVAVLEENNFIPEHLKINVHDQHLAERFLNEAVISFQKEKLVTEIDKALDEHNEEAFYSLSKQLNELIRKN
- a CDS encoding tetratricopeptide repeat protein is translated as MSVLTELEQAIQLVENGEVESGLQKINDIKEKANHAEKHEIAELYIKWGLLDEAKVLIDELVLLYPDEGQLYIDRAEIAIDLEEEEEALEYLLEVKEEDTAYVQALFLMADLYQMQGLDEVAEQKLLEAKKKAPNEVIVDFGLGEFYLSRGDYNKSIPYYERVLKEKEDIGNTNVHLCLAEALSTVGKFEEALEHYEKGLTNRTEIHALFGFGFSAYQIGEYGLAIAKWKELLELDQDYPSLYLYLTHAYENEEMLEEALNTAKKGLAVDELNKELLLAAGKLAIKRQIPEEAEKYLRDAVSIDPGYVEAVVTLSKFFIQQERFEDMVDLLEHVIQFGEYDPQFEWDLAFAKNELEIYSDALKHYENAYTALKNNPTFLEEYGKFMLEEGQHEKAKEAFELAVKIDGSLVHLQEELLRLEDRT